Proteins from a genomic interval of Orbaceae bacterium lpD02:
- the zapB gene encoding cell division protein ZapB encodes MSLEILSQLETKIQQTVNTIQLLQQEINALQQKNQELELLITEESDEVQSLRKQNEELKQEQAVWQERISSLLNKIGGISQ; translated from the coding sequence ATGTCTTTAGAAATACTTAGTCAGTTAGAAACAAAAATTCAACAAACTGTCAATACTATTCAATTATTACAGCAAGAAATCAATGCATTACAACAAAAGAATCAAGAATTAGAACTTTTAATTACTGAAGAATCAGATGAAGTACAAAGTTTGCGTAAGCAAAATGAGGAATTGAAACAGGAACAAGCGGTATGGCAAGAACGCATTAGTTCCTTATTAAATAAAATTGGTGGGATTTCTCAATAA
- a CDS encoding pyridoxal phosphatase, translating into MYKAVAFDMDGTLLNNQRQILPETIATIEKIKQKGIKVILVTGRHHSVVYPYYYQLQLDTPIICCNGTYLYDFAKQAYFNSYPLSKRQSKLLLNLVNQHKIHTLLYTDQYMTYEVLDDHLEGLFKWVSSLPEFLQPKIIKVDSFIDVIEQSKEVFKFATSSHDIPALQAFSKVVDNLGDYECEWSWANRADVALKGNNKGNGLANWAKFENIALSEIVAFGDSYNDLSMLKNAGLGVAMGNADDAIKAHADRVIGDNNNPSIADELTRLFLL; encoded by the coding sequence ATGTATAAAGCTGTTGCTTTTGATATGGATGGAACACTATTAAACAATCAAAGACAAATTTTACCAGAGACGATTGCGACAATTGAAAAGATAAAGCAAAAGGGCATTAAAGTTATTTTAGTTACGGGTCGCCATCATAGTGTTGTCTATCCTTATTATTATCAGTTACAACTTGATACGCCTATAATTTGCTGTAATGGAACATATCTTTACGATTTTGCTAAGCAAGCCTACTTTAATTCTTATCCACTATCTAAGCGCCAATCGAAGCTATTACTTAATTTAGTTAATCAACATAAAATTCATACTTTACTTTATACTGATCAATATATGACTTATGAAGTGCTCGATGATCACCTAGAAGGGCTATTTAAATGGGTAAGCTCGTTACCAGAATTTTTACAGCCTAAAATTATTAAAGTTGATAGCTTTATTGATGTTATTGAGCAGAGCAAAGAAGTCTTCAAATTTGCAACTAGCTCGCATGATATACCTGCATTACAAGCATTCTCAAAAGTCGTTGATAATCTTGGTGACTACGAGTGTGAGTGGTCTTGGGCAAACCGCGCTGACGTCGCCTTAAAGGGTAATAACAAAGGAAACGGCCTTGCTAATTGGGCCAAATTTGAAAATATTGCTTTATCTGAGATAGTTGCGTTTGGCGATAGCTATAACGATTTAAGTATGCTTAAAAATGCAGGTCTTGGCGTTGCAATGGGCAATGCTGATGATGCAATCAAGGCTCATGCTGATCGGGTCATTGGCGATAATAATAATCCAAGTATTGCTGACGAGTTAACACGTCTTTTTTTATTATAA
- the truC gene encoding tRNA pseudouridine(65) synthase TruC → MFEILYQDEHLIAINKPSGWLVHRSWLDKNEKVVVMQTLRDQIGKHVFPVHRLDRPTSGVLLFALSSEIAKLLSLQFAARQPEKIYHAIVRGIIDKPGHIDYPLIEELDKIADKFTNKDKAVQEAITDYTPISCVEIPVAVGKYLTARYSFIELSPQTGRKHQLRRHMSHIFHPIIGDSRHGDLHQNRAFAQYFNIKRLMLHASSLAFTHPINQKNVVVNAKFDDDWLAILSVFTN, encoded by the coding sequence ATGTTTGAAATCTTATATCAAGATGAACATTTAATTGCAATAAATAAGCCATCTGGTTGGCTTGTCCATCGCAGTTGGTTAGATAAAAATGAGAAAGTCGTCGTGATGCAAACACTGCGTGACCAAATTGGCAAACATGTTTTTCCTGTGCACCGTTTGGACAGACCAACTTCAGGTGTTTTATTGTTCGCCTTATCAAGCGAAATTGCTAAATTACTATCACTACAATTTGCCGCGCGTCAACCTGAAAAAATCTACCATGCAATTGTACGGGGCATTATTGACAAGCCTGGCCATATTGATTACCCACTCATTGAAGAGTTAGATAAAATAGCGGATAAATTTACCAATAAAGACAAGGCCGTACAAGAAGCCATCACCGACTATACACCAATTAGTTGCGTTGAAATCCCAGTTGCGGTCGGCAAATATTTAACTGCTCGCTATAGCTTCATTGAACTTAGCCCACAAACCGGACGTAAGCACCAGCTTCGACGGCATATGAGTCATATTTTTCATCCTATTATTGGTGACAGCAGACATGGCGATTTACACCAAAATCGTGCGTTTGCACAATATTTTAATATTAAACGATTAATGTTACATGCAAGTTCGCTAGCATTTACCCATCCAATTAATCAAAAAAATGTAGTTGTTAACGCTAAATTTGATGATGATTGGTTAGCTATATTGTCTGTATTTACTAACTAA
- a CDS encoding DUF2868 domain-containing protein yields the protein MNQYLKSLWLTETVRLIEKDGARFDDDEANRQARSIKGDISARIIKRADILSEQHGLKKSQQEWLHSAKLSFFILFIIALFTGAGLAFSALANNPVNLYWALLCLLGFHFVTLCLWLISCIFLPNESGSFFIHLWLWLAKKIAKKSTASQVLPAFITVFNKQLRWLIGLIVNLLWSVILFSALIVLVALLSTKNYSFEWQTTLLSADAVITITHFLGELPTMLGFSLPDNDTIRASEQAMVNGEIRSAWAVWLLGIFIVYGVAIRLILFIFCGMKWRFGCQNISLSIQYPQYQLLINELDIAPIKYIVDQDGSSDTLLCDQNKQIVKTSANTALVAIDIEPNWSPPNHINFLGFLNSNEQRKAVLDFLQQHPANKLLIAIDTDRSPDRGIINLIQLLAVKAADCRIWFINQGRQLNNWQESLSKLKIVLADTSWLLDEGDNAKRN from the coding sequence ATGAATCAATACTTAAAATCATTATGGCTAACTGAAACCGTGCGTTTAATCGAAAAAGATGGAGCACGTTTTGATGATGATGAAGCAAATCGTCAAGCTAGATCAATAAAAGGCGATATATCCGCCCGTATTATCAAGCGAGCAGATATTCTTAGCGAGCAACATGGTCTAAAAAAAAGCCAGCAAGAGTGGTTACATTCAGCTAAATTATCTTTCTTTATTTTATTTATAATTGCTTTATTTACAGGTGCAGGTCTTGCCTTTAGTGCATTAGCTAACAATCCGGTTAATTTATATTGGGCACTACTCTGCTTGCTCGGTTTTCATTTTGTGACATTGTGCTTATGGTTAATATCCTGTATTTTTTTACCGAACGAGAGTGGCAGTTTTTTTATCCATCTTTGGCTTTGGTTAGCAAAAAAAATCGCTAAAAAAAGCACTGCGAGCCAAGTTTTACCTGCATTTATTACCGTATTTAATAAGCAGTTAAGATGGCTAATAGGTTTAATTGTGAATTTATTATGGAGTGTAATTTTATTTTCAGCACTTATTGTATTAGTGGCATTACTATCAACTAAAAATTATAGTTTTGAATGGCAAACGACTTTACTTAGTGCCGATGCAGTTATCACTATCACTCATTTTTTAGGCGAGCTTCCGACAATGTTAGGTTTTTCATTACCAGACAATGACACGATTAGAGCGAGCGAACAGGCCATGGTTAATGGTGAAATTAGATCCGCATGGGCAGTTTGGTTGTTAGGTATTTTTATTGTCTATGGTGTTGCCATTCGTTTGATATTATTTATTTTTTGTGGAATGAAGTGGCGATTCGGTTGTCAAAATATTAGTTTAAGCATTCAATACCCACAATATCAGCTATTAATTAACGAGTTAGATATTGCGCCAATTAAATATATTGTCGATCAAGATGGCAGTAGCGATACTTTACTATGTGATCAAAATAAACAAATTGTTAAAACATCAGCGAATACAGCACTCGTCGCGATAGATATTGAACCAAATTGGTCACCTCCTAATCATATTAATTTTTTAGGTTTTTTAAATAGCAATGAACAACGAAAAGCAGTGCTTGATTTTTTGCAACAGCATCCTGCTAATAAATTGCTTATAGCAATTGACACCGATCGTTCGCCAGATCGAGGTATAATAAACTTAATTCAATTATTGGCGGTAAAAGCAGCTGATTGCCGAATATGGTTTATTAACCAAGGCCGACAACTCAATAATTGGCAAGAGAGCTTAAGTAAATTAAAAATAGTACTAGCCGATACATCATGGCTACTTGACGAGGGTGATAATGCTAAACGAAATTAA
- a CDS encoding NlpC/P60 family protein, producing MLRENWNNKLKISIIVLVILLFSGCRSQSSIQYADDNSDLLIVKKIEQQYQTWYKTPYHYGGNSLNGIDCSAFVHNFYRQKLNIFLPRVTTEQLKSGKPVSELKAGDLVFFKTGKGEKGMHVGIYYKDGNFLHVSTSQGVKFSNLNEKYWQQHYVQAKRFVN from the coding sequence ATGTTGCGAGAGAATTGGAATAATAAATTAAAAATTTCTATTATTGTTTTAGTCATCTTGTTATTTAGTGGTTGTCGTTCTCAGTCATCAATACAATATGCAGATGATAATTCCGATCTTTTAATAGTGAAAAAAATAGAACAACAATATCAAACTTGGTATAAGACACCCTATCATTATGGTGGTAATTCTCTCAATGGTATTGATTGTTCTGCATTTGTACATAATTTTTATCGCCAAAAACTTAATATATTCCTTCCACGAGTAACCACAGAACAACTTAAGAGTGGAAAACCTGTTTCCGAATTAAAAGCCGGTGATTTAGTCTTTTTCAAAACAGGTAAAGGTGAGAAGGGCATGCATGTTGGTATTTATTATAAAGATGGTAATTTCCTCCACGTATCAACATCTCAAGGCGTAAAATTTTCTAATTTAAATGAAAAATATTGGCAGCAGCATTACGTGCAAGCAAAACGCTTTGTTAATTAG
- the dnaX gene encoding DNA polymerase III subunit gamma/tau, which translates to MSYQVLARKWRPKSFTEVVGQQHVLTVLANALSLGRVHHAYLFSGTRGVGKTSIARLLAKGLNCEKGITATPCGECDNCKDIEQGRFIDLLEIDAASRTKVEDTREILDNIQYLPTKGRFKVYLIDEVHMLSRSSFNALLKTLEEPPEHVKFLLATTDPQKLPVTILSRCLHLHLSVLDSSLIKQQLSKILKAEQINSDERSVQLLANAANGSMRDALSLTDQAIALGNGKIDEQSVSIMLGTLDKAVPFGLIESLYSGDGNQLMQHIDDAAKQGVDWDGLLTETLTLLHQISLLQIVPTAIGDYSDYEERIRQLAQHVSPNDIQLFYQILLMGRKELTFAPDKKIGVEMSFLRALAFIPKVVVPLISDTNEVVLPVTKNQQKDTPPVLDVKPVTQPEPASPPQLNAASINIDDGVSDVTKTILAARQQVIESEKIKKKPEQVGLSQPEKIANNKHLNKVLLPAEQKDSVDPLKDVADDATDAQLTAETYQWQFSEHFTPNNDSVLAAKTVKQAFEHEKSAELTQKLIEQSIEIDSWSAEVEKLMLPPLIKQIAINSYLEQVNDHKLILHLRSALAHLVRNDNNIQRLAQLISSYRGKECELSVVIDDDQAQLTPLEVREKIYQMKLAQAKQLIEQDNKIAMICQFFEARIDEQSIRPV; encoded by the coding sequence ATGAGTTATCAAGTTTTAGCAAGAAAATGGCGCCCTAAATCATTTACAGAAGTTGTTGGTCAACAACATGTTTTAACAGTATTAGCAAATGCCCTTTCTTTAGGTAGAGTCCATCATGCTTATCTATTTTCGGGTACGCGCGGCGTAGGTAAAACCTCGATTGCGCGCTTATTGGCTAAAGGTCTTAATTGTGAAAAAGGTATAACGGCGACGCCCTGTGGTGAGTGTGATAATTGTAAAGATATAGAACAAGGACGATTTATTGATTTATTAGAAATTGATGCAGCCTCGCGCACCAAAGTGGAAGATACTCGCGAGATTCTTGATAACATTCAGTATTTACCAACCAAAGGTCGATTTAAAGTTTATCTTATCGATGAAGTACATATGCTATCTCGTAGTAGTTTTAATGCTTTATTAAAAACATTAGAAGAGCCACCTGAACATGTTAAATTTTTACTCGCAACGACCGATCCTCAAAAACTACCTGTCACCATTTTATCACGTTGCTTACATTTACACCTTAGCGTACTCGATAGTAGCTTGATTAAACAGCAGCTGAGTAAAATATTAAAAGCCGAACAGATTAATAGTGACGAACGATCCGTCCAATTACTCGCTAATGCAGCTAACGGTAGTATGCGCGATGCACTAAGTTTGACTGACCAAGCCATAGCGTTAGGTAATGGTAAAATTGATGAGCAATCAGTCAGCATTATGCTTGGAACTCTCGATAAAGCCGTACCTTTTGGTCTAATTGAATCACTTTACAGCGGTGACGGCAATCAGCTAATGCAGCATATCGATGATGCAGCAAAACAAGGCGTCGATTGGGATGGTTTATTAACCGAAACGTTAACTTTGCTGCATCAAATCTCATTATTACAAATTGTGCCTACTGCAATCGGTGATTATAGTGATTATGAAGAGCGCATTCGCCAATTAGCTCAACATGTTTCGCCTAATGATATCCAACTCTTTTATCAAATATTATTAATGGGTAGAAAAGAGCTTACTTTTGCACCAGATAAAAAAATAGGTGTCGAAATGAGCTTTTTACGCGCATTAGCTTTTATTCCAAAAGTCGTTGTGCCTTTGATTAGTGACACCAATGAGGTGGTTTTACCCGTCACGAAAAATCAACAAAAGGATACTCCACCAGTCTTAGATGTGAAGCCTGTGACACAGCCAGAACCCGCTTCCCCTCCTCAATTGAATGCTGCATCAATCAATATTGATGATGGTGTTTCCGACGTTACTAAAACGATTCTTGCTGCAAGGCAACAAGTTATAGAGAGCGAAAAAATAAAAAAAAAGCCTGAACAGGTTGGACTCAGCCAACCTGAAAAAATAGCTAATAACAAACATTTAAATAAGGTATTATTACCAGCTGAGCAAAAAGACTCTGTAGACCCTTTAAAAGATGTAGCAGATGACGCAACAGACGCTCAGTTAACAGCAGAAACTTATCAATGGCAGTTCAGTGAGCATTTTACGCCTAATAATGATTCGGTTTTAGCCGCTAAAACAGTTAAGCAAGCTTTTGAGCATGAGAAGTCGGCAGAGTTAACCCAAAAATTAATTGAACAATCGATAGAAATCGATTCATGGAGCGCCGAAGTTGAAAAGTTAATGTTACCGCCATTAATTAAGCAAATTGCGATTAACTCATATTTAGAGCAAGTGAATGACCATAAATTGATACTACATTTACGTTCAGCCTTAGCACACCTTGTACGTAATGATAATAATATTCAACGATTAGCTCAATTGATCTCATCTTATCGAGGAAAAGAGTGTGAGTTATCGGTGGTTATTGATGATGATCAGGCACAATTAACGCCTTTAGAAGTACGCGAAAAAATTTACCAAATGAAGTTAGCACAAGCTAAACAACTTATTGAACAAGACAATAAAATTGCAATGATTTGTCAATTTTTTGAAGCACGAATTGATGAACAAAGTATTCGTCCTGTATAA
- a CDS encoding helix-turn-helix domain-containing protein produces MRVQDQDWLPSRVVGEIKIRGGSLRELSRSNGLQADTLRNALYRHCPKYEKIISGYLNVPVEKIWPTRYKK; encoded by the coding sequence ATGAGAGTACAAGATCAAGATTGGCTACCTTCTAGAGTCGTGGGGGAGATCAAAATTCGAGGGGGAAGCCTACGCGAATTATCACGTTCAAACGGCTTACAAGCTGATACATTAAGAAATGCACTTTACCGTCATTGTCCTAAGTATGAGAAAATTATTTCTGGGTACTTAAATGTCCCTGTAGAGAAAATCTGGCCGACTCGATATAAAAAATAA
- the recR gene encoding recombination mediator RecR yields MQISPLLQSLVEALRCLPGVGPKSAQRMAFHLLQRNRKGGIDLAHILHEAMINIGHCQDCRTFTEQEQCAICANIRRQQSGQLCVVETPSDIVAIEQTGQYSGRYFVLLGHLSPLDGIGPNDIGLDKLSIRLQQEAITEVILATNPTVEGEATANYIAQICNKLGIVATRIAHGVPVGGELETVDGTTLSHSFLGRQKIDIYP; encoded by the coding sequence ATGCAAATTAGTCCTTTATTACAATCTTTAGTCGAAGCATTACGCTGCCTACCTGGCGTAGGTCCTAAATCTGCGCAGCGGATGGCATTTCATCTTTTACAACGTAATCGTAAAGGCGGTATTGATCTTGCTCATATTCTTCATGAGGCGATGATTAATATTGGTCACTGTCAAGATTGTCGAACCTTTACTGAGCAAGAACAGTGCGCTATTTGTGCCAATATACGCCGCCAGCAAAGTGGTCAATTATGTGTAGTTGAGACGCCGTCAGACATTGTAGCGATAGAACAAACGGGGCAATATAGTGGTCGTTACTTTGTCTTGCTAGGACATCTTTCACCATTAGATGGTATTGGGCCAAATGATATCGGGCTAGATAAGCTCAGTATTCGATTACAGCAGGAAGCTATTACTGAGGTTATTTTAGCAACTAATCCTACGGTTGAAGGTGAAGCGACCGCCAATTATATTGCTCAAATATGTAATAAATTAGGTATTGTCGCAACACGTATAGCTCATGGCGTTCCTGTTGGAGGAGAACTTGAAACCGTTGATGGGACCACGTTGTCCCATTCGTTTTTGGGACGGCAAAAAATCGATATTTACCCTTAA
- a CDS encoding XRE family transcriptional regulator, giving the protein MKNIEKKQLLENTGVIEFRERLLLAQEGMSGNAFAKKVEMSEAVIRDYLSGKTYPSLNRLAIIAKKCDVPIAWLATGQGECRLLPSKGVKSIVNIPIYQPNTEIEHFDELNGTKNQITNLLPFDLNCIKSHDFHIDDLFFYWAKGDSMSPTISDNDTLIFNVANVAPFDGYIYLIKYGDALIIKRIQNHGKYLLLLSDNEKYPSMQIDKLNIENDFKVIGRIICIIKDLS; this is encoded by the coding sequence ATGAAAAATATAGAAAAAAAACAACTATTAGAAAATACTGGTGTTATTGAGTTTCGTGAGCGATTGTTGCTCGCTCAAGAAGGAATGTCAGGTAATGCATTTGCGAAAAAAGTAGAAATGTCTGAAGCGGTTATTAGAGATTATTTGTCGGGAAAAACCTATCCATCCTTAAATCGTTTAGCGATTATAGCTAAAAAATGTGATGTTCCTATTGCATGGTTAGCAACAGGGCAAGGAGAATGCCGTTTGCTGCCCAGTAAGGGAGTTAAAAGCATTGTTAATATTCCCATTTATCAGCCTAATACAGAGATTGAACATTTTGATGAACTTAACGGAACTAAAAATCAGATAACTAATTTGCTACCATTTGATTTAAATTGCATTAAATCTCACGATTTTCATATCGATGACCTTTTTTTCTACTGGGCAAAAGGTGATTCAATGTCACCAACTATCTCAGATAACGATACATTAATTTTTAACGTAGCTAATGTAGCGCCGTTCGATGGCTATATCTATCTGATTAAATATGGTGACGCACTGATAATCAAGCGTATTCAAAATCATGGGAAATATCTTTTATTATTATCTGACAACGAAAAATACCCTTCTATGCAGATAGATAAATTAAATATAGAGAATGATTTTAAAGTTATAGGTAGAATAATTTGTATCATAAAAGATTTATCCTAA
- a CDS encoding YbaB/EbfC family nucleoid-associated protein, with protein MFSGGKGGLGNLMKQAQQMQTRMQQVQDEIAKMEVTGESGAGMVKVTVNGAHNCRRVEIDPSLLTDDDKEMLEDLIAAAYNDASRRLEETQKEKMAQVTGGMQLPPGFKMPF; from the coding sequence ATGTTTTCTGGTGGTAAAGGCGGTTTAGGCAATTTGATGAAGCAAGCACAACAAATGCAGACCCGTATGCAGCAAGTGCAAGATGAGATCGCAAAAATGGAAGTTACGGGAGAATCAGGAGCTGGCATGGTTAAAGTAACTGTTAATGGTGCTCATAATTGTCGGCGAGTAGAGATAGACCCATCGTTATTAACCGATGATGATAAAGAGATGTTAGAAGATTTAATTGCTGCAGCCTATAATGATGCAAGTCGTCGTTTAGAAGAGACGCAAAAAGAAAAAATGGCTCAAGTCACTGGTGGTATGCAATTGCCTCCAGGCTTTAAGATGCCATTTTAA
- the tpiA gene encoding triose-phosphate isomerase yields MRKPLVMGNWKLNGSKTMALDLVTSLKKELAGIDGCDVAIAPPVVYLDYVQKLLADSNIMLGAQNVDTHLSGAYTGDISAEMLKEIGATHIIIGHSERRTYHAECDKFIAQKFATLKENGLVPVLCIGESEAENEAGQTQAVCAKQLDAVIDLLGAKAFNNAVIAYEPIWAIGTGKSATPAQAQAVHKFIREHIAKVDADIAQQVIIQYGGSVNDKNAAELFTQPDIDGALVGGASLKADAFAVIVKAAAKTKK; encoded by the coding sequence ATGCGTAAACCTCTCGTTATGGGAAACTGGAAGCTTAACGGTAGTAAAACTATGGCTTTAGACTTAGTCACAAGCTTAAAAAAAGAACTTGCTGGTATCGATGGTTGCGATGTAGCAATTGCTCCCCCTGTTGTGTATCTTGATTATGTCCAAAAACTTTTAGCAGATTCTAATATTATGTTAGGCGCACAAAATGTCGATACTCATCTGTCGGGGGCTTACACAGGTGATATTTCCGCTGAAATGCTTAAAGAAATTGGAGCAACTCATATTATTATTGGCCATTCAGAACGTCGAACTTATCATGCAGAGTGTGATAAATTTATTGCACAGAAATTTGCGACCTTAAAAGAAAACGGTTTAGTACCAGTGCTATGTATTGGTGAAAGTGAAGCTGAAAATGAAGCAGGCCAAACACAAGCCGTTTGTGCAAAACAACTTGATGCTGTAATTGATCTACTTGGTGCTAAAGCCTTTAACAATGCAGTTATTGCTTATGAACCAATTTGGGCTATTGGTACAGGTAAATCAGCAACTCCAGCACAAGCGCAAGCTGTACATAAATTTATCCGTGAGCATATTGCAAAAGTTGACGCAGATATAGCGCAGCAAGTTATTATTCAATATGGCGGTTCGGTTAATGATAAAAATGCAGCTGAGTTATTTACTCAACCCGATATTGATGGTGCATTAGTGGGTGGCGCATCATTAAAAGCAGATGCTTTTGCTGTAATTGTTAAAGCCGCAGCTAAAACGAAGAAGTAA
- a CDS encoding GTPase/DUF3482 domain-containing protein produces MLNEINLAIVGHANVGKTSLLRTLTQDSQFGTISDKPGSTRHVEAITFSLSNNDKIVFYDTPGLEDSIALYDYISRLNRDYTKADGIDKLNQFLSSPESEHRFEQEAKVIRQLLKSDAAIYVVDIREPILDKYHDELAVLAYSDKPILAVFNYTASSSPYEIEWKKLLSRIGIHTIVRFDAVFPSLDGEYRLYQSLLLLLEPAKNILNGWQEKIKQQRLNRNHRASLAIADALIDVAAYSELAKDNVEDMIKIMQDNVRKREQQAITELLSLYQFSIAQQSSENLPILRGRFESDLFNREALKLMGIHLSKGMLSGAVIGAGVDLAVGGITLGSAALIGATIGGLAQTAKHYGNRIRNKLSGHTKMTIDDAIICFLSLRLLQLKESLNLRGHANNMPIILAKLDEGTWKKGKLPKSLQVTRVHPSWSTIGRYKLKKDDANRQEVLSNVARELE; encoded by the coding sequence ATGCTAAACGAAATTAATTTAGCTATTGTTGGTCATGCCAACGTGGGGAAAACGTCACTATTGCGGACATTAACACAGGATAGCCAATTTGGGACTATTTCTGATAAGCCAGGCAGCACAAGGCATGTTGAAGCAATAACATTTTCCTTAAGTAATAACGATAAAATTGTTTTTTATGATACGCCAGGTCTTGAAGATAGCATTGCTTTGTATGACTATATCAGTCGATTAAATAGAGATTACACTAAAGCCGATGGGATTGATAAACTCAATCAATTTTTATCCAGCCCCGAGTCAGAGCATCGATTCGAGCAAGAAGCAAAAGTTATCCGTCAGTTATTGAAAAGCGATGCCGCGATTTATGTTGTGGATATAAGAGAGCCTATTTTAGATAAATATCATGATGAACTAGCTGTACTAGCTTATAGTGACAAACCGATTTTAGCCGTTTTTAATTACACAGCCTCATCTTCACCTTATGAAATAGAGTGGAAAAAATTATTATCGCGAATAGGTATACATACCATCGTAAGATTTGATGCGGTATTTCCTTCGCTTGACGGTGAATATCGTCTTTATCAAAGTTTACTATTATTGCTTGAACCAGCAAAAAATATTCTTAATGGGTGGCAAGAAAAAATTAAGCAACAACGACTGAATCGAAATCATCGAGCCAGTTTGGCTATAGCCGATGCGCTTATTGATGTAGCAGCTTATAGTGAACTAGCTAAAGACAATGTCGAAGATATGATTAAAATAATGCAGGATAATGTACGGAAAAGAGAGCAACAAGCAATTACAGAGTTGTTGTCGCTATACCAATTTTCGATTGCCCAGCAGAGCAGCGAGAACCTTCCTATTTTGCGCGGTCGCTTTGAGAGCGATTTATTTAATAGGGAAGCATTAAAGCTAATGGGTATTCATTTAAGCAAAGGCATGCTTTCAGGGGCGGTTATAGGTGCAGGTGTAGATTTGGCTGTAGGTGGGATCACTCTTGGCTCAGCAGCATTAATTGGTGCTACAATTGGTGGCCTTGCACAAACTGCAAAGCACTATGGTAATCGAATCAGAAATAAATTGTCAGGCCATACTAAAATGACCATTGATGATGCTATCATTTGTTTTTTATCGTTACGGCTTTTACAATTGAAAGAGAGCTTAAATTTGCGTGGACACGCTAATAACATGCCGATTATTTTAGCTAAACTGGATGAAGGTACATGGAAGAAAGGTAAATTACCAAAATCGTTACAAGTGACGAGAGTTCATCCAAGCTGGTCTACAATTGGTCGTTATAAGCTAAAAAAAGATGACGCAAACCGCCAAGAGGTATTATCAAATGTTGCGAGAGAATTGGAATAA